The sequence TCATGCCATGTGTACTTCCGGTACTAGGGATGAAGCTCAATTCAATTATCTCCGGGGCCAGCCAATCGAGAAGCCAGGTTCGCTTGTCATTTTTAGCATCTTCAGCCGGTATCATCACCTCATTTATTCTGTTGGCAGGCACTCTTAGTGCATTAAAGATGGCTGGCCACATGATTGGCTGGGGGATTCAGTTCCAAAGCAGCGGATTCATTATTCTTATGGCCGTTGTTACCTTGCTGTTTTCCGCCAATCTACTTGGATTGTTCAATATTCAACTGCCAAGTTCGATGAGTACTTGGCTCGCCACAAAAGGTGACCATAGCTACAGCGGGCATTTCATACAAGGCATGTTTGCGACCTTGTTAGCAACGCCCTGCAGCGCACCATTTCTTGGAACGGCCGTCGCTTACGCTCTGGGCGCGAGCTACGGTGAACTGTGGTTAATTTTCGCCTTTTTAGGCATTGGTATGAGCATTCCTTGGCTACTGTTTACCGCTTTTCCTGGACTAGTAAAGGCGTTCCCTAAGCCAGGGGCTTGGATGAATAAGCTTAAGCTGGTGTTTGGATCAATGATGCTACTGACTAGCCTCTGGTTGACCTCATTACTTTCTGCATTTTTTGGTACAGCCGCAACCGCGGTGATTATCGGCGTTATTGTAATAGCCTCGTTCATCCTAGTCGGAAAAGTCTATGGCCGAAAAGCATTCATCTTGATGTCCGGGCTCTCGGTATTGGCATTGGGCGGCAGTTTGATCGTTGGCAGCGTCACTGCAGATAGTTGGTCAACTCCAATTGTCGATAATCTCAACTGGCAACGACTGGATGCCCAATCTATTCCTTCGCTCGTAGCAGAAGGTAAAACGGTATTCGTCGATGTCACCGCAGACTGGTGTATTACCTGTAAAGCCAACAAAATTGGTGTCGTTCTTCAAGACCCAGTATACAGTCACCTGCAACAAGCGAACGTAGTCACTATGCGAGGTGACTGGACCACGCCAAGTGACAGCGTCACAGATTACCTACAACGCTATGGCCGATTTGGGGTACCGTTCAATATTGTCTATGGTCCTAAACACCCAGAGGGAATAGCACTACCTGTCATATTGACATCAGAAAGCGTCACACAAGCGCTGAATGCTGCGAATGGAACACCCAATGACTAAACCTACTGGATGGAAACACACACTCATAAAGTGGAGTAAAGAGCTTGTCAGTATCTTCATCCTGATAACGCTTGTGTCACTAGCCATCGATTGGTATCGAAGCCTGAACATGCCGCAAGGAGATGCTCCTGCTATCCACGCAATGACTTTGGATAGCGTACCGGTCGACATTATCACCCAAAGTCACGAAGAGCCTGTCGTACTCTATTTTTGGGCAACTTGGTGCGGGGCATGCAAACTAGTAAGCCCTACAGTGGATTGGTTTTCCAACCACTATCAAGTGGTATCCGTAGCACTGTCTTCAGGATCCGATGAGCGTGTCCATCGATATATGCAGGCGAAGGACTATGAGTTTCCTGTCATCAACGATTCAAATGGCTTAATAAGTCGCCAGTGGAATATCAGCGTCACACCAACTATTGCTGTCATCTACAAAGGCAAAATTGAAAACATCTCGACAGGCGTGACAACGCCAATGGGATTGTGGCTAAGAATTTTCTCTGCTCAGTAAATCTTAACCTCTAATCGGTCCCCAACCATGTCGCTCAGAAAGCTGCTGAAGCTTTCTGAGCTCTTCGACTGTTTCCTGTTTCAGCCAATCCACCAGCTCTTCTACGATGGGGGACTGGGTACGTTGATGGCAAAAGTATCGCCAACCGCTTGAATGTATTCGAGCGTTCTCAGGACAGACTAAGTACTCTCGCTCAAGTTCAGGCAATGCGAGCAGAAGATCGGTAACTGCGACACCATGGCCCGATAGACAAGCACTAAGTGTAAGATCAAGCGTGAAAAAGGTGGAGTTTCGGGGCACGCTTCTGTCTGTGTGATGGATCTTATTAAGCCAAGATCGCCAATCAAGATGATCCAGGGTTGGATGCAGCCTTGGTAGCGTTAGCAGATGCGCAATATCACGTCTATCCCCTATCAACTGCTGGGTGCACACTGGCGCCATGTATTCCTCGCGCATGAAGAATATCTCAGGGTCATTCTCGTAGTTTGCACTGTTGCGCGTAGTGAATACAAACAGATCATAGTCCCCTTTCCCTAAGCTCTCCTCCTCATCAATCACCGGAATGACGGCGATTTCATAGCTGGGAAAACGTTCATTCAACTGCTGTATTTTTGGTAGCAAAGCACGTGTTGCGAAACTCAGTGCGGCTCGTATAACGATTTTACTAGCGTCCGGTTCCTTCCAAGAGTCTAGCAATGACTGCAATGCCGCATAGTTTCTGCCCAGCACTTCATACAACGCCTGCCCTTTTAACGTGAGTTGTATTGAACGGTGACCACGAATAACCAAAGATGCATTGAGCTCATCCTCAAGCTGCTTAACTTGCCGGCTCACAGCGCTCTGCGTGACGTGCAGTTCTTTCGCCGCCATCGTAAAGCTCATAAGCCTCGCAACAGCTTCAAACACTTTTAGAGCATTATGTGAGTAAGGAATATTCGAATATGGGTTCATAATTAATCACATGATCTGCAGGAATGCCAGCGTGACATAAATGTTAATTGAACGCCATAAGTATGCATCTAAAATATGCATGTCATCACCGGGAATTATTCATGAAGCGCATTCTGTCACTCGCAACACCACTTATCATTTCACAGCTCATTGCTATGGCGCTGGTACTTACTGACGTCTGGATGATGGCACAACTGAGCGTTAGTGACCTTGCTGGCGGTGGTCTTGGCGCATCTGTCTATACCTTTGTTTTCCTTGTTGCAGGCAGCACCGTTGGTTGTGTCGCCAACTTAATTGCTATTGCTTACGGCCAAAGTGTTGCAAGACCTGAACATGGTAAAAAACAAGTGCGACTCGCGGTTAAAGGCGCCGTGATGCTGTCGCTACTTCTAACCATTGTTCTGACTTCAGCGTTTGTTTTTGCCCCAGATTTCCTACGAATGGCCAAGCAGTCTGAAGAAGTGATTGTCGTGGCAATGACCTACCTCGACACGCTCAAGTGAGCCATGTTACCTACTTTGCTGCTCCTTATTCTACGGGGCTTGACCAGCAATTACGGCGACGCTAAATCCGTGATGATCATGTCACTTGCAACCGTCTCCTTGAACGTACCGTTTAGTTACTTCCTTGCATTCAATTTAGGTTGGGGTATTGCCGGACTAGGGCTTGGCACAGCACTAGCCGCCACATTGGTATTGATTGGCTATGGTTACTGGGTATTCAAGCGCCCTACATATTACCGATTTGCTCCTTGGCTTCACTTAGAAGAATACGAATGGCGACTCATGTTGCCACTGCTGTCGATGGGTATTCCAATTGCCATTGCCGCTGCGCTCGAAATGGGGTTGATTTACGGCGGAACCCTTATGGCCGGTTTTATTGGTGTAACCGCACTCGCGCTACATCAGATCTTACTGCAATGTTTAAGCTTTACGTGGAACATCAACTTCGGCTTCTCGCAAGCTGCCGCTATTTTAGTGGGTAAAGAGTTCGGTAATGACAATCTAGATGGCGTTAAAGCGGTCTCAAAGCGCAGTTTTGCCCTCGTTACTATTTTAAGCGCAGTGCTGGCGGTTGTTTTTATTGTATGGCCAGAAGCCATAGCGAACCTTTTCCAGCTTGATGGAGAAGGCGAACACACGCTCACGGATATGCTTTCTTCGTTGATATGGGTCGTGGCACTTTGTTTTGTTGTCGATGCTTGGCAACTACTGGCAATTAACCTTCTACGTGGAATGAAAATTGTGGTTTTGCCGACCATCATGACCGCCATCGGTTACTGGATATTTGGCCTTCCCGCGGCTTGGTTATTGATGTCTCACTATGAGCTTGCTGGGATCTGGGGCGGTATACTGGTCGGCCTTGCTGCGACTGGAGTGCTTTTGCTCGCTCAATTGGTTTATGAGCTCAAGGCGGCTTCTCGACCAAACCTAGTTCACAATAGTGTATATAGTAATACACATTAAACCGTCATCCTCCCGCACGTGAGGATCTTTGTCAGCGAGTATTGCACCCAATTTATGCGAGTCACTCGCCGTGAAAGATCCCCTTTTTCAAGGGGATGACGATATGTTAGATGACAACACGTTTATTATGTAAACGTTCTTAACTCACTAATCTGTTTAAGCTTCAGAATCTGCTACTTTGCGGTGACCTTCTTGAAGGTGAACAAAGTCGACAAGATCATCGCCAGACACTTGATAAGCTTGGCCAAAGCCTTTAACAAACAGACCATGCTCCGCTTTCAAATTGAATAAAACGAAGTCTTCGAGCTGACTTAATCCATCAATGATTTCGCCAAAGCGTTCTTTCATTTGGCTAACAACTAACTTCCATTGTTCTGTATCACGCGCCACAACTGAGGCAACGGCATCAAAGGTCAGACGCTTTCTTGCAAACAGCTGCTTACTCTCCGTTTCATCTTCAATCATCATTAAAGATACATTCGGGTTTTGCTCTAAGTTACGCGCATGACGTGCGATTTGAGAAATCAAAACAAAATAGCCATCTTGATTTTGTACAAACGGTGCGTAGCTGACATTTGGGCGACCTTCTTGGTCAACCGTGGCTAGTTGTATGGTTTTACGCTCTTGACGAAATTCTTTAATTTCCGGGCCTAGACGTCCTTGTAGGCGCTCTTGCTTAACTTGTTGATCCATGTTGAAACCTCACTTTCTCTAATAATTATTATGTTTTAAATCGATTGCTTAACCTGGCCACTCACTAGCCACGCAATTTTTGTTGCAGTGCCTTAAAGTTGTCTACCTGTTCTGGTAATAGTACGCGCTTTTTATCTCTACCTAGGTAAATCTTGAATACGTTGTTTCCTGCTTCATCAAAGAAACCAAAATAGTAGCTCTCATTACCCATGAAAGGTTTACTAACCAAAGCTACTGTTTTAATCAGATCTAGCTTCAAGTGGCCATGTAGCTCGCCCTCTTTACCCATCAGGTTGTAGTAGCCACGCGCTACTTTGCCCTTCGGGAATGGAGCTTTAACTTCAAAGATAGAGCCAAACGAATGCACAATCGTAGTCACTGGTCCCCACGTAGTAATTGATTCTAGAATGTCTTGTGCAACATTCCCGTTTTCGAATGCCACCATTTCTTCAGGCATTGCACAAACTACATCACGCTCACTCACTCCCAGTTGTTCTGCGATAGCAGCTGGCAATAGTGATGGTTCAGTTTCCAAGATATTTGCAACATTTTGCTTCAATTCAGTTGTCATTGTATTTCCTATGCAGCGTTTGTTTTTGCTTTGTGATGTTTTTGAGCCTGCATGGCATGTGGACGACCCATACCTTTTGGCATCTGTGGTTTATCTTTAATCATTGTGTTGATTGCAGCGATAGCACCTTGTGCCAAGGTTACAGACCAAAAAGAGCCAGCAACGGTAAGAACAAGGTAGTCCTCATGCAATTCAACGAGCCCATTTTGTTCCCAAATTTCAAACAGAGGCGTGAGTAGATCAAAGGTATTCTCACCTTCAAAGTTCACCAACATGCTTCTGCGCACAACGCCGCTATCGAAACCGGCTTTAAGGCTTGCCAACACTGGCTCATAGCGACTTTGCTTGCTCATCATTGCTACGGTTGTTTTACCTGAACGCATCGCGTCCATATAAGCTTCTAGCGTTCGATGGTGCATCATTCCATAGCCGCCTATGTTGCCACCTGCTCCTGCCCCTAAAGGCAATACTTCGGCAAATGTTTTTGCAACGCTGTTATATTGACTGCGCTCTCGATTATCTCTTGCCCAGTGATTCACGCTTAACTGCTTCACGAAATGCTTATTCATGAAGTCGACGCCAAGGTTGTACATAGCGGCCTTTTCAGCGGATGTTGCTGGTGCTTCAGAGCGCCCTTTTTCAACTAATCCAATCATTGGCGCCGATCCACCCACCACCAATTGGTATAAGTCGACACCGTGAGCGCCTGTTTCCATGTAATCCTTGAGATCTTGTTTAAATACTTCAAGTGTTTGATAAGGAAGTCCATAGAGCAGATCTATAATGATTGGCGCCTCATCGCGTACCGCTAGTTGAGAGAGTCGCTCCATAACGACTTCTCGATCATCAAGACGTTTAGCACTTCTTCTCACTTTAGTATCAAAGCTCTGAACACCAAACGAAAAGCGATTGAAGCCACCTTCAAGTGCGTTATCAAACATCTCTTCACTGAAACGGTTGGTGCGCCCTTCAAGGGTAATTTCGCAGTCAGTCGCTAGAGGGAAAGAGGCATGAATAGCTTTCCCTAGCTTACGCACCTGCTCGGGAGATAAGTCTGTTGGCGTACCCCCGCCAATATAGACAGCATGAAATAATCCACTTTGGGTCCACTCTAGCTTTGATTTGATTTCAATCTCTTTCATAAGAGCTTCGAAATAGTCATCGACCAATCGACGACTTGAAGCATTCTGGAAAAAGTTACAAAAAGTGCAACGAACACGACAAAATGGAATATGAATGTACAAGCAACGTTTTTTACTGCGAGAGGTTGTCTGAGCGGTTAAGTCTTTAAACAAGCCTTCGTATCGTTCCGATTGGATTGGTACGGCCATACCACCCGCATGGGGTGAGGTCTTCTTTCCGAATGCAAATCGCAATGGATCTGGGGTATTTACCCCTAAATGTGACTCATCGAGTTGACTTAAATCAATTTTCATAACTGCTCACGATAACTATCAACGCCCTGTTGTATAAGGCTTAATCTAAAACGAGAAAGATCATAATAGCCCCATAGTGATTATGCAAATGATAATTGATATTATTTTCACTAACATGCATAATCCAATAAAACTCAGGGCAACAACATACTTGTACGCCCAGAAAACCCATTTATGGAAAGCACTGGTTTGCTTAGGATCCCGACAATGAAACACGCTCTTAAAAACGTACTTTTAGCTGGCGCCGCTTTTTCTTTAGCTTGTGGTCAAGCTTTTGCCGCCAGTAATGAAAAAATCGTCAGCGCTGGCGCTTCAGTCACCGAACTTATCTATGCACTTGATGCAGAGAGTCAACTCGTAGGCGTCGATGTCACTAGTATTACTCCTAAAGACTCTTCACTCCCTAAAGTTGGTTACCACAGAGCGTTATCATCAGAAGGCCTTTTAGCACTGCAGCCGACTATGATTATTGGGTCAGATGAAATGGGGCCAAAGACAACATTAGATCAGTTGCAGCGGATTGGTGTCGATATCAAGGTGGTGAATAACGATCCTACAATCATTGGTCTAAACAAACGCATTGACCAAATCGCCGCGCTAACCCACACAAAAAACAGAGCACCCGCCCTAAAATCACAAGTTGCCACAATAGTTAAGGATTTAGAGACGAATCAGAACGTAGAGCATAAAACAAAGAAAGTCTTATTCTTGCT is a genomic window of Vibrio sp. CB1-14 containing:
- a CDS encoding LysR family transcriptional regulator; amino-acid sequence: MNPYSNIPYSHNALKVFEAVARLMSFTMAAKELHVTQSAVSRQVKQLEDELNASLVIRGHRSIQLTLKGQALYEVLGRNYAALQSLLDSWKEPDASKIVIRAALSFATRALLPKIQQLNERFPSYEIAVIPVIDEEESLGKGDYDLFVFTTRNSANYENDPEIFFMREEYMAPVCTQQLIGDRRDIAHLLTLPRLHPTLDHLDWRSWLNKIHHTDRSVPRNSTFFTLDLTLSACLSGHGVAVTDLLLALPELEREYLVCPENARIHSSGWRYFCHQRTQSPIVEELVDWLKQETVEELRKLQQLSERHGWGPIRG
- the hutZ gene encoding heme utilization protein HutZ; protein product: MDQQVKQERLQGRLGPEIKEFRQERKTIQLATVDQEGRPNVSYAPFVQNQDGYFVLISQIARHARNLEQNPNVSLMMIEDETESKQLFARKRLTFDAVASVVARDTEQWKLVVSQMKERFGEIIDGLSQLEDFVLFNLKAEHGLFVKGFGQAYQVSGDDLVDFVHLQEGHRKVADSEA
- the hutW gene encoding heme anaerobic degradation radical SAM methyltransferase ChuW/HutW, with product MKIDLSQLDESHLGVNTPDPLRFAFGKKTSPHAGGMAVPIQSERYEGLFKDLTAQTTSRSKKRCLYIHIPFCRVRCTFCNFFQNASSRRLVDDYFEALMKEIEIKSKLEWTQSGLFHAVYIGGGTPTDLSPEQVRKLGKAIHASFPLATDCEITLEGRTNRFSEEMFDNALEGGFNRFSFGVQSFDTKVRRSAKRLDDREVVMERLSQLAVRDEAPIIIDLLYGLPYQTLEVFKQDLKDYMETGAHGVDLYQLVVGGSAPMIGLVEKGRSEAPATSAEKAAMYNLGVDFMNKHFVKQLSVNHWARDNRERSQYNSVAKTFAEVLPLGAGAGGNIGGYGMMHHRTLEAYMDAMRSGKTTVAMMSKQSRYEPVLASLKAGFDSGVVRRSMLVNFEGENTFDLLTPLFEIWEQNGLVELHEDYLVLTVAGSFWSVTLAQGAIAAINTMIKDKPQMPKGMGRPHAMQAQKHHKAKTNAA
- a CDS encoding protein disulfide oxidoreductase, encoding MTKPTGWKHTLIKWSKELVSIFILITLVSLAIDWYRSLNMPQGDAPAIHAMTLDSVPVDIITQSHEEPVVLYFWATWCGACKLVSPTVDWFSNHYQVVSVALSSGSDERVHRYMQAKDYEFPVINDSNGLISRQWNISVTPTIAVIYKGKIENISTGVTTPMGLWLRIFSAQ
- the hutX gene encoding heme utilization cystosolic carrier protein HutX, which translates into the protein MTTELKQNVANILETEPSLLPAAIAEQLGVSERDVVCAMPEEMVAFENGNVAQDILESITTWGPVTTIVHSFGSIFEVKAPFPKGKVARGYYNLMGKEGELHGHLKLDLIKTVALVSKPFMGNESYYFGFFDEAGNNVFKIYLGRDKKRVLLPEQVDNFKALQQKLRG
- a CDS encoding protein-disulfide reductase DsbD family protein, which produces MSRLLSIALMLVITNVAALYSVNAFTQSTGWITDPMHPPVKVRALSTGHIDPTTRQMEMVMDVELEGDWKTYWRSPGEGGVAPEFDWSDSTNIEQVDWHWPVPAYYEQLGVLTLGYKHEVSFPLIVTVSDPTKPIELKANLRLPSCTNICVITDYPIELTIDPDSLKLDSDAAYLFGQGMSLTPKTSEQVEVTDNYWDQEAQTLTLKLDSKTAWSKPFVLVDGKDVADEFFSQPKLTIDGQSLYAKFDVSNWLGEANIADKRIQVTVSDELILAETSTIVTTSLMAVPNQGGLLWMLGFALLGGLILNIMPCVLPVLGMKLNSIISGASQSRSQVRLSFLASSAGIITSFILLAGTLSALKMAGHMIGWGIQFQSSGFIILMAVVTLLFSANLLGLFNIQLPSSMSTWLATKGDHSYSGHFIQGMFATLLATPCSAPFLGTAVAYALGASYGELWLIFAFLGIGMSIPWLLFTAFPGLVKAFPKPGAWMNKLKLVFGSMMLLTSLWLTSLLSAFFGTAATAVIIGVIVIASFILVGKVYGRKAFILMSGLSVLALGGSLIVGSVTADSWSTPIVDNLNWQRLDAQSIPSLVAEGKTVFVDVTADWCITCKANKIGVVLQDPVYSHLQQANVVTMRGDWTTPSDSVTDYLQRYGRFGVPFNIVYGPKHPEGIALPVILTSESVTQALNAANGTPND